The Nicotiana tabacum cultivar K326 chromosome 14, ASM71507v2, whole genome shotgun sequence genome contains a region encoding:
- the LOC107821417 gene encoding uncharacterized protein LOC107821417: MAARKLRPYFQCHPISVVITYPLRNILHKQELPGRQAKWAIELSEYDIIHQPRTIIKSQVLADFVTDFNTKIIPEVEKELQIFTGANPGTWTLFTDGYSNVKGAGLGIVLIPPSGESIRQAIKCYPITNNEAEYEAVITVFELARELSIEQIMIKSDSQLVVNQMQGTYTAREARMQQYLEKARELARKFQSWKVVQILREENAEADALANLASVAEYGIVPEGKKESQVLRRKAARYCLIRDNLYQKMFGGPLARCLGPNQTEYVMREVHEGHCGNHAGGRSLVKTLIKAGYYWPKMEEDAENFVAKCDKCQRYAKNMHRPAELLHTVISPWPFMKWGIDIVGPLPQAKGKVRFLLVLTDYFLKWVEVGTFKQARSWQVKRITSSPYYPVANGQAESTNKIIINNLKKRLEKSKGNWPEELPGVLWAYRTTTKTTTGETPFSLLYGSEALIPVEIGEPSMRFTLATEDSNDKELRENLDLLE; this comes from the exons ATGGCAGCTAGGAAATtgagaccatattttcaatgccatcctatCTCCGTAGTAATTACATATCCATTAaggaatattttgcataaacaagaaTTGCCAGGCAGACAAGCCAAGTGGGcaatagaactaagtgaatatgacattATTCATCAACCTAGAACTATAATAAAATCTCAAGTTTTAGCAGATTTCGTCACGgattttaatacaaaaataattcctGAAGTAGAAAAGGAATTACAAATTTTTACTGGAGCTAATCCAGGTACGTGGACTTTATTTACTGATGGCTATTCAAATGTCAAAGGAGCCGGTTTAGGTATTGTCTTAATCCCACCCTCAGGTGAAAGCATAAGACAAGCAATTAAATGTTACCCtattactaacaatgaagcagagtatgaagctgtaaTTACAGTTTTTGAACTAGCACGAGAACTCTCCATAGAGCAAATCATGATTAAAAGTGACTCTCAACTGGTAGTTAATCAGATGCAGGGGACTTACACTGCTAGAGAGGCACGAATGCAACAATACTTGGAAAAGGCACGAGAACTGGCCAGGAAATTCCAATCATGGAAGGTCGTGCAAATACTCAGGGAAGAAAACGCAGAAGCAGACGCGTTGGCTAACCTTGCATCAGTTGCAGAA TACGGGATCGTACCTGAAGGCAAGAAAGAATCTCAAGTGCTTCGACGAAAAGCTGCTCGTTACTGCCTAATTCGAGATAATTTATATCAAAAAATGTTTGGCGGTCCTTTAGCAAGGTGCCTTGGACCCAATCAAACAGAGTACGTGATGAgggaagtacatgaaggacattgcgGAAATCACGCAGGTGGAAGATCTTTAGTTAAAACACTAATCaaggcaggatactactggcctaaaatggaagaagatgcggaaaattTTGTAGccaaatgtgataagtgtcaacgatATGCCAAAAATATGCATCGACCTGCAGAGTTATTACATACAGTTATATccccgtggccatttatgaaatggggaatagatATAGTAGGGCCTTTACCACAAGCTAAAGGAAAGGTACGGTTCTTATTAGTGTTAACAGATTACTTTTTAAAATGGGTAGAGGTAGGAACTttcaaacag GCTCGAAGTTGGCAAGTCAAACGAATAACCTCTTCACCTTACTATCCCGTAGCAAATGGacaagctgagtcaacaaataagattatcatcaataatttgaagaagagaCTAGAAAAATCAAAAGGGAATTGGCCTGAAGAATTACcaggagtattatgggcttatagAACCACAACAAAAACAACCACGGGAGAAACTCCATTTTCGCTTCTGTACGGTTCAGAAGCTTTAATCCCAGTTGAAATAGGAGAACCAAGCATGAGATTCACATTGGCAACGGAAGATTCGAACGATAAGGAATTAAGAGAAAACTTGGACTTACTCGAATAA